Proteins from a genomic interval of Streptomyces sp. NBC_01445:
- a CDS encoding FAD-dependent oxidoreductase — MSSRPYDVAVVGAGVVGTAIARELARHPHLRLALVEASGDVGDGTSKANTAILHTGFDAVPGSLESRLVREGQRLLSAYAAESGIPVEPVGALLVAWDDDQLAALPGLLEKAGRNGYDAARIIGADETRAREPQLGPGVLGALDVPGESIICPWTTTLAYATQAVRSGVDLHLNSRVGAVGSDGGDHILSTSRGELRARFLVNAAGLNADVLDRLVLGSGDFTVTPRRGQLIVFDKLARDLVRHILLPVPTVLGKGVLVAPTVHGNVLLGPTAEDLDDKAATGTTADGLDGLLAKGRRILPALVDEEVTAAYAGLRAATEHDDYRIRCHEERRYVTVGGIRSTGLTASMAIAAHVAGLIAEAGPGLGLKQPVDLTPVHMPNLGEAFPRPYQRADLIATDPAYGTIVCHCERVTRGEIRDALISTVPPASLEGLRRRTRARGGRCQGFYCGAAVRALHEGRGEWGPE, encoded by the coding sequence ATGTCGTCCCGGCCCTACGACGTGGCCGTCGTCGGCGCCGGCGTCGTCGGTACCGCCATCGCCCGTGAACTGGCCCGCCACCCACACCTGCGCCTTGCCCTGGTGGAGGCGTCCGGCGATGTCGGCGACGGCACCTCCAAAGCCAACACGGCGATCCTGCACACCGGTTTCGACGCCGTGCCCGGCTCCCTGGAGTCCCGCCTCGTCAGGGAGGGCCAGCGCCTCCTCTCCGCCTACGCGGCCGAGTCCGGCATCCCCGTGGAGCCCGTCGGCGCCCTGCTCGTCGCCTGGGACGACGACCAACTGGCCGCATTACCAGGCTTGTTGGAGAAGGCCGGGCGCAATGGATACGACGCAGCGCGGATCATCGGCGCCGACGAGACCAGGGCCCGCGAACCGCAGCTCGGCCCCGGAGTCCTCGGCGCTCTCGACGTCCCGGGCGAGAGCATCATCTGCCCCTGGACCACCACGCTCGCGTACGCCACCCAAGCGGTGCGCTCCGGTGTCGACCTGCACCTCAACTCGCGGGTGGGAGCGGTCGGTTCGGACGGCGGTGATCATATTCTGTCCACGTCGCGCGGCGAGCTCCGGGCGCGGTTCCTCGTCAACGCCGCGGGGCTGAACGCCGACGTGCTCGACCGGCTCGTCCTCGGGAGTGGCGACTTCACCGTCACCCCGCGCCGCGGCCAGCTCATCGTCTTCGACAAACTCGCCCGTGACCTGGTCCGGCACATCCTGCTTCCGGTGCCGACCGTGCTGGGCAAGGGCGTCCTCGTGGCGCCGACCGTCCACGGCAACGTACTCCTCGGCCCGACCGCAGAGGACCTCGACGACAAGGCGGCCACCGGCACGACGGCGGACGGACTCGACGGGCTCCTCGCGAAGGGGCGCCGCATCCTGCCGGCCCTGGTCGACGAGGAGGTCACCGCCGCCTACGCGGGCCTGCGCGCCGCCACCGAGCACGACGACTACCGCATCCGCTGCCACGAGGAGCGGCGCTACGTCACCGTGGGCGGCATCCGCTCGACCGGGCTCACCGCGTCGATGGCGATCGCGGCGCATGTCGCGGGCCTGATCGCCGAGGCCGGCCCCGGCCTCGGCCTCAAGCAGCCGGTCGACCTGACGCCCGTCCACATGCCCAACCTGGGCGAGGCCTTCCCCCGCCCCTACCAGCGCGCCGACCTCATCGCGACCGACCCCGCGTACGGCACCATCGTGTGCCACTGCGAGCGCGTGACCCGGGGCGAGATCAGGGACGCCCTGATCAGCACGGTCCCGCCCGCGTCCCTGGAGGGCCTGCGCCGCAGGACCCGGGCGCGTGGCGGACGGTGTCAGGGGTTCTACTGCGGGGCGGCCGTGCGTGCACTTCATGAGGGGCGGGGCGAGTGGGGGCCGGAATGA
- a CDS encoding FGGY family carbohydrate kinase has protein sequence MITNGSGPREGTVLAIDQGTSGTKALVVCPRRGVIGSGGAPVRPRYLPGGVVEVDPAALLASVVDAGRSALAAAGEPVDAVGLANQGETVLAWDPASGTPLTDAIVWQDRRAAALCAELAPHGAELRDLTGLPLDPYFAAPKMAWIRRHLTRDGVVTTSDAWLVHRLTGAFVTDAATAGRTQLLDLDTVAWSPRALDIFGLGGERLPDVVDAAGPVGTTKAFGPELPLTGLLVDQQAALLAQDVTERGTAKCTYGTGAFLLAPTGDRPRRGGSGLVSCVAWRLAGRSSYCLDGQVYTAASAVRWLTDLGVIAGAEDIDPVGSAVPDTGGVTFVPALAGLAAPWWRGDLRGSLTGLGLDTTSGHLVRALCEGIAAQVVSLADAVAADLGEPLRTLRVDGGLTRSALLMQTQADLLQLPLEVAELPDATALGVGVVARLGLDPALTVRDAVPRGRPAAVYEPRIDAAHAAERLDGFRSAVAALLDRTPTGSP, from the coding sequence GTGATCACCAATGGCAGTGGGCCGCGCGAGGGGACCGTCCTCGCCATCGACCAGGGCACGTCGGGGACGAAGGCCCTCGTCGTCTGCCCGCGCCGCGGCGTGATCGGCTCGGGCGGCGCGCCCGTACGTCCGCGCTACCTCCCGGGCGGCGTCGTCGAGGTCGATCCGGCCGCGCTGCTTGCCTCCGTCGTCGACGCGGGGCGCAGCGCGCTGGCCGCCGCGGGCGAGCCCGTCGACGCGGTCGGCCTCGCCAACCAGGGCGAGACGGTCCTCGCCTGGGACCCCGCGTCCGGCACACCGCTGACGGACGCGATCGTCTGGCAGGACCGGCGGGCGGCAGCGCTGTGTGCGGAACTGGCCCCTCACGGCGCTGAGTTGAGGGATCTTACGGGGCTGCCGCTCGACCCCTACTTCGCCGCCCCGAAGATGGCCTGGATCCGGCGCCACCTCACCCGGGACGGCGTCGTCACCACCAGCGACGCCTGGCTCGTCCACCGGCTGACCGGCGCGTTCGTCACCGACGCCGCCACCGCGGGACGCACGCAGCTCCTCGACCTGGACACTGTTGCGTGGTCGCCCCGCGCCCTGGACATCTTCGGCCTCGGCGGCGAGCGGCTGCCGGACGTCGTCGACGCCGCGGGGCCCGTCGGCACGACCAAGGCGTTCGGGCCCGAACTTCCCCTCACCGGGCTCCTCGTGGACCAGCAGGCCGCGCTGCTCGCCCAGGACGTGACCGAGCGGGGTACCGCCAAGTGCACTTATGGAACAGGGGCGTTCCTGCTCGCCCCGACCGGCGACCGTCCGCGCCGCGGCGGCTCGGGACTGGTCAGCTGTGTCGCCTGGCGACTGGCCGGGCGGAGCAGTTACTGCCTCGACGGGCAGGTCTACACCGCCGCCTCCGCCGTCCGCTGGCTCACCGATCTCGGGGTGATCGCGGGGGCCGAGGACATCGACCCGGTCGGATCGGCCGTGCCCGACACGGGCGGTGTCACCTTCGTGCCCGCCCTCGCCGGTCTTGCGGCGCCCTGGTGGCGCGGCGACCTGCGCGGCTCTCTGACGGGCCTCGGTCTGGACACGACCTCCGGGCACCTGGTCCGCGCCCTGTGCGAGGGGATCGCCGCGCAGGTCGTCTCGCTCGCGGACGCCGTCGCCGCCGACCTGGGCGAGCCGCTGCGCACCCTGCGCGTCGACGGCGGCCTGACCCGGTCGGCCCTGCTGATGCAGACCCAGGCGGACCTTCTCCAACTGCCACTGGAAGTCGCCGAGTTGCCCGATGCGACCGCGCTCGGCGTGGGTGTCGTCGCGCGGCTCGGGCTCGATCCCGCGCTCACCGTGCGGGACGCGGTCCCGCGCGGGCGGCCCGCCGCCGTGTACGAGCCGCGCATCGACGCCGCGCACGCCGCCGAACGCCTCGACGGGTTCCGCTCGGCGGTGGCCGCGCTCCTCGACCGCACGCCGACGGGGTCCCCGTGA